The Methanomassiliicoccales archaeon genome has a segment encoding these proteins:
- the pyrH gene encoding UMP kinase, which produces MDKVVVSLGGSVIVPDDKDDVFLKSFSAMIEGLSERYQIYLVCGGGKIARYYIDVGRSLGLSEHQLDELGIMATRLNASLVAKAIGDRAAGKVPTEVLEAHRLERKGKVVVMGGTVPGHTTDAVSAMLAKEVHAARIINGTSVDAAYTADPRKDHQAERLAKITHQQLFELVNVGLHGAGPSNVFDKLGAQIARDNSIDIFIVNGRDLDEMQAAIEGRPIKGTVISD; this is translated from the coding sequence ATGGACAAGGTCGTGGTCTCCCTCGGCGGTTCGGTCATCGTGCCAGATGACAAGGACGATGTCTTCTTGAAGAGCTTCTCCGCGATGATCGAAGGACTTAGCGAACGCTATCAGATATACTTGGTCTGCGGGGGCGGCAAGATCGCCCGCTACTACATCGACGTGGGGCGCTCGCTGGGCCTTTCGGAACACCAGTTGGATGAGCTGGGCATAATGGCGACCCGTCTCAACGCCTCCCTGGTGGCGAAAGCCATAGGGGACCGGGCGGCGGGCAAGGTGCCCACGGAGGTCCTGGAGGCCCATCGTCTGGAGCGCAAGGGCAAGGTGGTGGTCATGGGCGGAACGGTCCCGGGACACACCACCGACGCGGTCTCGGCCATGCTGGCCAAGGAGGTCCATGCCGCCCGCATCATCAACGGCACTTCCGTGGACGCCGCATACACCGCCGACCCCCGCAAGGACCACCAGGCCGAACGCCTGGCGAAGATCACGCACCAGCAATTGTTCGAGCTGGTCAACGTCGGACTTCATGGGGCTGGACCGTCCAACGTCTTCGACAAGCTGGGAGCGCAGATAGCCCGGGACAACAGCATCGACATATTCATCGTCAACGGGCGAGACCTGGACGAGATGCAGGCGGCTATCGAAGGAAGGCCGATCAAAGGGACGGTGATTTCAGATTAG
- the prf1 gene encoding peptide chain release factor aRF-1, with the protein MDEIKGETLSDRQKYDFKRSLEEIQALKGRGTELISVYVPPNKQISDVAAYLREEFSQSSNIKSQGTRKNVQGAIQSILARLKYFKAPPANGVIFFVGEISTTGDQTKMVQYVLEPPDPITTFLYRCDSDFYLEPLLSMLVDKKVFGLVVIDRSEATIGVLRGKRISVIRNFDSLVPSKHRMGGQSAQRFERLIEIAANEYYKKVSDIMTESFLNLEGLQGILIGGPGPSKEFFLKEGYLHHELEKKVIDTFDIGYTDEYGLKELMEKAKDKLYDLDLMREKRFFLRFMEEIRKSDNSLSVYGEDHIRNAITIGAVDVLLVSEGLRRRRVTVECPSCGVIQKTMDKSPDGATMPCPKCGTTGTVTKDIDLVDDLFEQAELMGTKVELISPESEEGEMLLKAFGGIAGLLRFSIGE; encoded by the coding sequence ATGGACGAAATCAAGGGCGAGACCCTCTCGGATCGTCAAAAATACGATTTCAAGAGGTCCTTGGAGGAGATACAGGCTCTGAAAGGGCGAGGCACTGAGCTCATATCAGTGTACGTGCCGCCCAACAAGCAGATCTCCGATGTCGCCGCCTATCTGCGCGAGGAGTTCTCCCAGTCGTCCAACATCAAGTCCCAGGGCACACGCAAGAACGTGCAGGGAGCCATCCAATCCATACTGGCTCGGCTGAAGTACTTCAAAGCCCCGCCGGCCAACGGCGTCATCTTCTTCGTGGGGGAGATATCCACCACCGGCGACCAGACCAAGATGGTGCAGTACGTTCTGGAGCCCCCGGACCCCATCACCACCTTCCTTTACCGATGCGACTCCGACTTCTACCTGGAGCCGCTGCTGAGCATGCTGGTGGACAAGAAGGTCTTCGGTCTCGTGGTCATCGACCGCAGCGAGGCCACCATTGGTGTGCTGCGCGGAAAGCGCATCAGCGTCATACGCAATTTTGATTCACTGGTGCCGAGCAAGCACCGAATGGGCGGCCAATCCGCCCAGCGTTTCGAAAGGCTGATCGAGATCGCGGCCAACGAGTACTACAAGAAGGTCAGCGACATCATGACCGAATCCTTCCTGAACCTGGAGGGATTGCAGGGCATCCTGATCGGAGGTCCGGGACCGAGCAAGGAGTTCTTCCTCAAGGAGGGATATCTCCACCACGAACTGGAAAAAAAGGTCATCGACACCTTCGATATCGGCTACACGGACGAGTACGGACTGAAGGAGCTGATGGAGAAGGCCAAGGACAAGCTCTATGACCTGGACCTAATGCGGGAGAAGCGCTTCTTCCTAAGGTTCATGGAGGAGATCCGCAAGAGCGACAACAGCCTTTCCGTCTACGGTGAGGACCATATACGCAACGCCATCACGATCGGCGCGGTGGATGTGCTGCTCGTATCGGAAGGGCTGCGAAGGCGCCGGGTGACCGTCGAATGTCCTAGCTGCGGCGTCATACAGAAGACCATGGACAAGAGCCCGGATGGAGCGACCATGCCCTGCCCCAAGTGCGGGACCACGGGCACGGTGACCAAGGACATCGACCTGGTCGACGACCTGTTCGAGCAGGCCGAGCTGATGGGCACCAAGGTCGAGCTCATATCACCGGAGTCGGAGGAGGGGGAGATGCTCCTGAAGGCCTTCGGTGGCATCGCCGGTCTGCTCAGGTTCAGCATAGGTGAATAA
- a CDS encoding zinc ribbon domain-containing protein, giving the protein MQRKKGKKPQKEWDDSKEQPKAPPRKAPSQPAPPQTKERPRPTAGLSQVQHDSLLAGGFFCIVSGLLMLLSLFLPWLTLNGTNLDLIGLMEENTFFLAGLPVPFLGAALLVVSIIALVRGFRSSKGAGRTPLAQAILAMTTSLLVILEMLLLERTYNGQDALYGAGAFLSVVGAILAMAGAMLMQVVSSRSVKTKPVGFKALAQRSEAPAGRKEWQPPESSVKAPRCPSCGEEVQPGWKACPACGHAFISGGRDDDKL; this is encoded by the coding sequence GTGCAGAGGAAGAAGGGCAAAAAGCCCCAGAAAGAATGGGACGATTCCAAGGAGCAACCTAAGGCCCCGCCCCGGAAAGCCCCATCTCAACCTGCTCCACCGCAAACCAAAGAGCGCCCCAGGCCGACCGCAGGTCTCTCCCAGGTGCAGCACGATTCCCTATTGGCCGGAGGTTTCTTCTGCATCGTGAGCGGACTTCTCATGCTGCTCTCCCTGTTCCTGCCCTGGCTTACACTGAACGGGACGAACCTGGACCTCATCGGCTTGATGGAGGAGAACACCTTCTTCCTGGCCGGACTGCCCGTGCCCTTCCTCGGTGCGGCCTTGCTGGTCGTTTCTATCATCGCCCTGGTGCGAGGTTTCCGTTCCAGCAAGGGAGCCGGCCGTACCCCGCTGGCCCAGGCCATCCTGGCCATGACCACGTCATTGCTGGTCATCCTGGAGATGCTCCTTCTGGAGCGGACCTATAACGGACAGGACGCCCTGTACGGCGCCGGCGCCTTCCTGAGCGTGGTCGGAGCCATATTGGCCATGGCCGGGGCGATGCTCATGCAGGTGGTGTCCAGTAGATCGGTCAAGACCAAGCCCGTAGGGTTCAAGGCCCTGGCCCAACGCAGCGAGGCTCCCGCCGGCAGAAAGGAATGGCAGCCCCCGGAGAGCTCGGTCAAGGCCCCGCGCTGCCCGTCCTGCGGAGAGGAGGTGCAGCCCGGCTGGAAGGCCTGCCCGGCCTGCGGACACGCCTTCATATCCGGCGGGCGCGACGACGACAAGCTCTAA
- the argS gene encoding arginine--tRNA ligase, which translates to MDALGHFESHIRERTDRELASMGFTGDFILERPDHEMADFALPCFQFAKQMRKAPQIIAKELCSKMTVDEYIGKVWEAGGYLNFRVNETLLGTMVVRDALERKGDFGRGDPRPGKVLLEHTSVNPTGPIHVGRARNPLIGDTLARCLRMCGHEVATEYYVNDVGKQVVLLTWALTHLTEKEVPKADREKNDHRLVGYYQVANKMMESSAEVAAEIAQMTQRFEAGDPEVIARVRRTVDMMLDGIRVSLSGVNVTLDRYTYESQYILDGSAHQVVDKLKASSYTEIDDGAYFLNLEEFGVHGRDTRFFFTRKDGTTLYTTRDLAYHIDKFRRADQLMNILGEDQKLGQKQLASALKILGYDRAPECIFYSFVSLPEGRMSTRKGVVVYLDDLLEEAVERAHKEVCDRRPDLEEEHKRRIAQEIGVGAVRYNIIRVQAEKQLIFKWEEALNFEGNSAPFVQYAHARCCSILRKTGDFNKGADLSVLTDPYERKLIWILAQFQEVVRQAGDKRRINMLPTYGHELASALNQFYGVVPVLRSEHQDARLCLVEAARWALHNTLVTMGIAAPEEM; encoded by the coding sequence ATGGACGCGCTAGGGCATTTCGAATCGCACATCAGGGAGCGGACGGACAGGGAGCTGGCATCCATGGGCTTCACCGGGGATTTCATTCTGGAGCGGCCGGACCACGAGATGGCCGATTTCGCCCTTCCCTGCTTCCAGTTCGCCAAGCAGATGCGCAAGGCGCCCCAGATCATCGCCAAAGAGCTATGCTCAAAGATGACCGTCGACGAGTACATCGGCAAGGTCTGGGAGGCCGGGGGATATCTCAACTTCCGGGTGAACGAGACGTTGCTGGGCACCATGGTGGTCCGCGATGCCCTCGAGAGGAAGGGTGACTTCGGACGGGGTGACCCCCGGCCGGGGAAGGTCTTGTTGGAGCACACCTCCGTCAACCCCACCGGGCCGATCCACGTGGGCCGGGCTCGCAATCCGCTGATAGGTGACACGCTGGCCAGATGCCTGCGCATGTGCGGCCATGAGGTCGCCACCGAGTACTACGTCAACGACGTGGGCAAGCAGGTGGTGCTGCTGACCTGGGCCCTGACCCATCTGACCGAGAAGGAGGTACCCAAAGCGGACCGGGAGAAGAACGACCACCGACTGGTCGGCTACTATCAGGTGGCCAACAAGATGATGGAATCGTCCGCGGAGGTGGCGGCAGAAATCGCCCAGATGACCCAGCGCTTCGAGGCCGGCGATCCCGAGGTCATCGCCCGGGTACGGCGCACCGTGGACATGATGCTGGACGGTATACGCGTGAGCCTGAGCGGGGTCAACGTGACCCTGGACCGCTACACTTACGAATCACAGTACATACTGGACGGGAGCGCCCACCAGGTCGTGGACAAGCTGAAGGCCTCCAGCTACACCGAGATCGATGATGGGGCCTACTTTCTCAACCTCGAGGAGTTCGGCGTGCACGGGCGGGACACCCGCTTCTTCTTCACCCGCAAGGACGGGACGACGCTTTACACCACTAGGGATCTGGCCTACCACATCGACAAGTTCCGCCGTGCGGACCAGCTCATGAACATCCTGGGCGAGGACCAGAAGCTGGGGCAGAAGCAGCTGGCCTCGGCCCTGAAGATCCTGGGATACGACCGGGCCCCGGAATGCATCTTCTATTCCTTCGTCTCCCTGCCCGAGGGGCGCATGTCCACCAGGAAGGGCGTCGTGGTCTATCTGGACGACCTCTTGGAGGAGGCGGTGGAGAGGGCGCACAAGGAGGTCTGCGATCGCCGCCCGGACCTGGAGGAGGAGCATAAAAGGCGCATAGCCCAGGAGATCGGGGTGGGTGCGGTGCGCTACAACATCATCCGGGTGCAGGCGGAGAAGCAGCTCATATTCAAGTGGGAGGAAGCGCTGAACTTCGAGGGCAACAGCGCCCCCTTCGTGCAGTACGCCCACGCCCGTTGCTGCTCTATATTGCGCAAGACGGGAGATTTTAATAAAGGGGCTGACTTATCGGTACTGACAGACCCGTACGAGCGCAAGCTCATATGGATACTGGCGCAGTTCCAAGAAGTGGTAAGGCAGGCGGGGGACAAGCGGCGCATAAACATGCTCCCCACCTACGGCCACGAGTTGGCCTCGGCCTTGAACCAGTTCTATGGCGTAGTGCCGGTACTGAGGTCTGAGCACCAGGATGCCAGGCTGTGCCTGGTGGAGGCGGCGCGCTGGGCGTTGCACAACACCCTGGTGACCATGGGGATAGCCGCTCCGGAGGAGATGTGA